Proteins from a single region of Chloroflexota bacterium:
- a CDS encoding chromate transporter, giving the protein MVDPYVLWELFFSFARLSLFAVGGIQAVISEVYREVVEVHGWMTAAELAALVALAQAAPGPNGLMLALVGYRLAGVPGFFVSVVAVALPPAVVAFAFTRARRRLATSRWLRVAQTGLVPVVVGLMLASGLVSARAADDTWLKVALTGVVALTVWRTSWNPLWWLAVGALVGLTRF; this is encoded by the coding sequence ATGGTAGACCCGTACGTGCTCTGGGAGCTGTTCTTCAGCTTCGCGCGGCTGTCGCTGTTCGCGGTTGGCGGCATCCAGGCAGTCATCTCCGAGGTGTACCGTGAGGTGGTGGAGGTTCACGGCTGGATGACCGCCGCCGAGCTGGCTGCGCTGGTGGCGCTGGCCCAGGCCGCGCCCGGCCCGAACGGGCTGATGCTGGCGCTGGTAGGGTACCGGCTGGCCGGCGTCCCGGGATTCTTCGTCTCGGTGGTGGCTGTGGCCCTGCCGCCCGCCGTGGTGGCGTTTGCGTTCACGCGGGCGCGTCGGAGGCTGGCGACCTCCCGCTGGCTGCGCGTTGCCCAGACCGGACTGGTGCCGGTGGTGGTCGGGTTGATGCTCGCCAGCGGGCTGGTCAGCGCCCGCGCCGCCGACGACACCTGGCTCAAAGTTGCCCTGACCGGAGTCGTCGCGCTGACGGTCTGGCGCACGAGCTGGAATCCGCTCTGGTGGCTAGCGGTCGGCGCGCTCGTCGGGCTGACCCGCTTCTGA